The Juglans regia cultivar Chandler chromosome 1, Walnut 2.0, whole genome shotgun sequence nucleotide sequence CGACTATGCGTCATCCTCTTGGGGAGAATCGCAACAAGATAATGTAGTATCCATAATTTGAGTTAATAATCtaaaacaattaacaaacaatcgtcatttaacatgttatgaaaattatctACGAACTAGAAatacattgaaaaggaaaaacatatgtGTCTAGTCgtgtttgtggttttaaaaataaatagaacacAAAAAAATGAACGTCTGCTTGAGCCACACTCAAGCGAAGGCTCCATCAAATGAATCTGTGTGACGTTCGCTTGGAACAAATCTGAACGACACTCGAGTGAACATCACCTGGAATAAAAAcacccaatttttttaaaacattaatatctCAATTGTTAAATTTAATAGCTTAAAAATCGAAATCATTGAAATGCAAACCACAAATCATTcaaatgaacaacaaatcataCATATTTCACAAAGGGAGGAGGAGGATTGTTCGATCCTTGACATATCACAAATCACATTTCACATTCTTACAAATTGAGGAGGAACAACaaatcatttttacaatttgTGATGAATTTCGTAAGGTGGCTCGCTGCGGCCTCAGGTGACGGCATACGACGAGAGAGGTGAACTCGTGTGGAGACAAATAAAGATTAGGGACTGTTGTGTGAAACTGAGGGGGAAGAAGGGGGTCCTGCATTTTGGACCTCCTTCTTCAtgaaacgatgtcgtttagtTACCTGATCAAAACATCTCCTGCTTGAGCGAAACGACGTCATTCCTCTTAAAGTGGAATGACGTCGTTttgattgtaaattttttaaaaaatattggagttggagtcggagttcaGAGCTCACATGGGCTCCAACTCCGAACTCCGACTACTaggactctgactccgactccaaatTCTGCCAACTGACTCTTTCGAAGTCGAAGCCTTGTTGGAATTCGGCGGTAGTTGGAATCTTGAAAATTTTTCCCACCActaatatctagtattatttaatttttattatatcgaATTACACGTTATTGATATTGCACATTTTAAACGATTGTCCATTTAACATGTGGGCACTATACAAAACCACTTAAAATGAGATTTAGATTACCTTTACAAGTTCAATTACTATTATAATACACAATTTCAATGCATGCACGACAACTAGttgtagaaaatgatttatttgtcCATGGGAATTAAGCAGTGTGAGAGTGAGCAATGAGCTTGGAGCAGGAAATCCAAAGTCAGCGGCATTTTCAGTGGTGGTGGTGACCTCGATCACTTTCTTCATCTCTGTGATTGCGGCGCTAATTGTGATTGCTTTGCGCGATGTCATAAGCTATGGCTTCACTGAAGGTGAAGTTGTAGCTGCTGCTGTGTCCGATCTGTGCCCCCTTCTCTCCCTTACCATCGTCCTCAACGGAATTCAACCCGTCTTATCTGGTAAACATATATGATCatagtattatataatttacatacatatatatatatatatatataattgattctTAATGTGATGCACGCGCGCTGATGACATGAGTACGTacttatatatgtgtatatgtaCGTATGTACAGGTGTGGCTGTTGGATGTGGATGGCAAGCTTTCGTTGCATACGTAAATATTGCATGCTATTACGGGGTTGGAATACCATTGGGTTCGCTTTTCGGGTTTTACTTCAAATTCGGTGCCAAGGTAccactactattttttttttttttagcttatttCTAGTATTATCGATGATCATGCAGCCTGATGGCCCTTTTTGTCACAATCCcggcccataaaaaaaaaaaaaaaaatccagaaccGGTTTGTCAAGTTTTATCAGAATTATTCACAACttggaaaattaattataaataacgaataatatatatatatatatatatatatatgagtaatgatatatgtaGTCTTGAAATGTGTAGTCCCGcgtattctatttaaaaaaaattaaatttactgttaaaaaattaatttttttatgtcaatcctaaatttatctttttttttttttttttcaaaatgagtgtatGGATTTTGCAGATCAGTTTAAGATTgcaatatcatttttatatatattgaacttGGATGAAGAGCATTATAATTAAGGTTGTGAGTAATTGATCTTAATTAACTTTTCCTAGTTATAAGCTGATATAATTGAGAGCAAATTAATTCTAaatgattgattgattgattttggtgcatatgtataatattaatattgtattttataagGGTATATGGTTGGGAATGATTGTTGGAACGGTGGCGCAAACGATCATTTTGATGGTGGTAACGTTTCGGACGAACTGGAATAAAGaggtaattaataattagtacTCCAAATCCAGATCTCCCAATATTAATGTTAAATAAATGCACACcacaattattataattttagatatttttcatatattaataatcctaAGAattatgcttaattaatttcccaaagctgctaattaattaattgcatatatatgtgtatatatatataatgaattaaGGTGCATGCaggaagaaattaaaatctcatgttaaatataatattaatgcagGTGGAAGAAGCTAGGAAAAGGTTGGACAAGTGGGAGGATCATAAGATCAAGGACAACATGGAACCACACGTTACTTAATTAATTGAAGAACTGAATTACTTAAACAAGTTTTTGGAGGCTGATGATCATAAGATAGTCATTGTTGATCTAAGAACAAAAACTAGAGGCTATATTCCTTTCCAGAATCGAGAGTCATATTGTTTGGCATAAACTTGTAATCAAGAAGAACTTTTCTAGTATTTATCAGAGAGGGTACTAGTGAGGGCACTAGTGTTTGGAAAGCGATACTGCTGATCGAGcaattcttaaaagaaaaatgataggaaTGCTGTTGGGAgatttcattcatttatttcgatctatttttttttttaagtagtgattaagaaaattttatttaataatattgtgaattttgtttttttttttaaatatttaaaagtgttaaaagaattatttgaaaaaaatatttaaaagtgttttttttgtttttttttttcaaatcatttttttaacacttttaaatatttttttaaaaaaatatagactaCGTAGAGCTCCATCTAATGATTAATCATAGATGTCATGCCATAAAAATGTTTACACAagtcttaatttttattgacattccattctaaaaattatttaataatttattgtaaattaatgGGAAAATATGCCTCCACGACACGTGTCTACCCAACTCAGCCACGTTGTATTGTTTGTACAACCGCGCGAGTATTATGGtaaccaaaaatattattcttccCGCTGTTGGTGGCTCCggctgagatttttttttttttatttatttaataattaaagaagtatttttttaataatattataattttttttaaatatttaaaaatattaaaaaaatacatttaaaaaaaatacaaaatacactGATAGAAGCCCCCGGCGGGAGCACTGATCAGCAGTGGCTGCAGAGGCATAACTCCCTACCGGCTACTGCCATATAACTAACACCACCGGCATTATTATTCCTTCCCGCTAATATACCAAATTTGAACCCGAATTTGACCTTCGTTTCGTGTGaaatttccatttcatttcagtACCGCTTCCTATAAATACCTTTCTGTATATTTTCACTCTCTCACGcccacacaaacacacacacaagccTCGTTTCAGTTTCCGCAAGAAGCCACCATGAGAGGTCCCAGAACCGCTGCGATTGCTCACAAGAAGCCTGACGCTGAGTAACCTCTcgtttctctttctctccttcttTCTTTCGATTCGTTGACACTCTCTCTGATGCGTAACCCTTTGCATGTCCTGGTTTAGCTCTGAGTTTCAGTTTCTGTAAACCGTTTCCACTTGTTTTCATAACAGTGTTTTTCTCTATTTGTCTAAATTCTGCTGCGTCAGCTGTTTTCCGAAATCTTTTGCTGCTTCTCGTGCTTTTTAGCTTCgaaaaaatgttttgagtttcttttttgttgCTCCGAATATGTTTCGCTAGTTTTAGCTACTGTGAATGTGTTCCGGCTTCGTATCTCTAGGTTCCGATTTAGCGTTGTCTCTTTACTCATCTTCTGCGGTTGTTTCTCCAATTATGATTTTCAATTCGCGCATTTTTTTCGTCGATTTTGATGCCAGGTCACTCATAACAATGACTCTATTTGCTTCGTAAAATCGCTCTGTTTAAGTCTTTTGAATTCCttgttttactttttcaatAAGCTTCCTCTATGACTTAACCTCGCCTAGTGAttattttgtttccattttgCTTCCTGAGTTTTCGATGTCAATTTTGCTCTCTGTGCTTCGTCTACTTATAAAGGATGCTGAAGAAACGCAAGGCCGAGAAGAACACGAAGAAGGACAAGGCGAGCAAGAAGGACCCATATGCTCCGAAGCGTCCCTCCAGtgccttcttcatcttcatgtgAGCTTGTATTCCAAACTTCTCGTTTACCGTGTGCTTCATACGGAAGATTTTTCTACTATGCACAGTTTCCTTTGCTTttgattctttttgtttttaagtagttttgagatttgtattACTGGCTTTGATGATTGACAGGGAGGATTTCAGGAAGTCCTTCAAGGAGAACTATCCTGATCAGAAATCTGGTCCAGCTGTGAGAATCAGATCTTCATTCTCTTAAATTTCTTGAATTACAGTATTTCTATCCTTCAGTTTGGATCCGGGATCCGGAGAAAACTGAGTACAATAGAATTAAGAAATCATACTTAGATGTTATGGTTTTGTTGTTAAtttcaaaaacatcaaagtcaaTTAGTTGAGTTGAGCTAATAGTTCCTTTTGTAGcaatttggaaaaagaaaacggaaaagTAAGATTCAAAACGAATCCATTAGTTATTCTCACGCCacgctttctttcttttgttttcccgTGGTTTCCTAGCGACCAAACAGGAACTTCCTGTTTGGCGACGACGTTAAATTTGTTATTCTGCGATATATTAACGTGCAGGTTGGGAAAGCTGGTGGTGAGAAATGGAAATCAATGTCTGATGCTGTAAGATCTCCGATCTCTTTTCCTACTTCGACGCACAGAGTCCTATAAACTTAAAACGattattaaaaggaaaaaagagcgTATATCATAATATCTCCGTTATCATATTTTTGTATCATCTTATTCATTTCACTTGGTCAATTTCAATGGAAACCAATAAAATTTGGTTTGTTTAGGTAATTTTAGgaaacaataaaatcatttttttggcTTTTAGAAATCATTCACCGAGAAATTCTATATTTGTCATTCCTTGTTAGGAGAAAGCTCCCTATGCTGAAAAAGCCTTGAAGAGGAAGGCTGATTATGAGAAAGCTGTCCGAGCATACAAGACGAAGCTCGTAATTTCTTTCTGATTCagtttttatgttgttttttccttttcatccaACTCATTTTAGAAATTACCGAATTCAGTATAGTTCATTCATCTCTGTTGGTTACAATGAACTTTTGTACGTCTTTTGCACTTTTGCGATTGTCAGAGTGGTAAAGGATGCAATGAACCGAGGGAGGAATCTTTTCAATCGACTTCTGAGGTCCACGACGA carries:
- the LOC108985200 gene encoding high mobility group B protein 3-like, whose protein sequence is MRGPRTAAIAHKKPDAEMLKKRKAEKNTKKDKASKKDPYAPKRPSSAFFIFMEDFRKSFKENYPDQKSGPAVGKAGGEKWKSMSDAEKAPYAEKALKRKADYEKAVRAYKTKLSGKGCNEPREESFQSTSEVHDETGQEASS